The genomic stretch CCCGGCGCCCGGGTCGCCACCCTTGTCCTGGCTCTGCCCGGTTCCGCCCTGGGCCTGCGAGGACTGGCCGGCCATGGCGGTGTCGGGGTCGGTGCCGCCGGAGTGGGAGACGTGCACGAGGGCCGGGATCGCGGTGCCGATGAACAGGGCCGCGGCGGCCATGCCGACGGCGGCCTGCCGCTTGCGCGCCCGCCGCGCGGGAACGGCCCGGCGCAACTGGTCCAGCGTGCCGGTACGCGGCTCGATGTCGTCGACCGCGGAGTGCAGCATCCGGCGCAGGGCCAGCTCATCGTCTCCGAGCCCAGCGAGATCGGCGCCATCCGGCCCGGCGCCACGCCCCTCCGGACCCGAGCCGAACCCGTCGAAGCCCAGACCGCACCCATCGGAACCCGGGCCACGCCCCTCCGAACCCAGGCCGCGCCCATCGGAACCCGGGCCGCGACCGTCGGCACCGGGTTCGCGCCCCTCCGAGCCCTCGCCGCGCCCCCCAGGACGCTGCTCAAGCCCCTCGGCACCCGGCTCGGGCCTCTCAGGGCCCTTCTTGTCGGGGCCGTGGTTCACAGTTCTGTTCCCAGCGTGCGGTTGCGTGTGGTCGTGCTCGTCCCGGTTCGTCGGTTCGTGCCAGGCGAAGGGCTCATGACGTTCGTGGGAGTGGCGTTCATCGGAATCGCCCCCTTCGGCTCGCTCGCTCATGCCGGTGCCTCCATGGCCACGCGCAGCGCGGCGATGCCCCGCGAGCCGTACGCCTTCACCGAACCCAGCGAGATCCCGAGGGTCTCGGCGACCTGGGCCTCGGTCATGTCCGCGAAGTAGCGCAGCACCAAGACCTCGCGCTGGCGGCGCTGCAGGCCCTTCATCGCCTTGATGAGGTCGCGCCGCTCCAGCTGGTCGTAGGCTCCCTCCTCCGCGCTCGCCATGTCCGGCATCGGCTTGGAGAGCAGCTTCAGGCCGAGGATGCGCCTACGCAGCGTGGAGCGGGAGAGGTTGACGACCGTCTGTCGGAGGTACGCGAGGGTCTTCTCGGGGTCACGGACGCGCTTGCGGGCGGAGTGGACGCGGATGAAGGCCTCCTGGACGACGTCCTCGCAGGAGGCGGTGTCGTCGAGGAGCAGAGCGGCGAGGCCGAGCAGCGAGCGGTAGTGCGCCCGGTAGGTCTCGGTGAGGTGGTCGACGGTCGTCCCGGCGGCGGCCGTCGCCGCGGCCTCGTCGGAGCCGTCACGCTGACCGGGTATGCGGGCGGGCCGCGCTGCGGGCATGGGCGCGATCACCGGCATGCCGCCGGGCGTGCGGGGCCGGAGCGCACGGGGCGGCCGAAGGGCCGCCGTGCCGCGGGCCACGCTGAGTTCGAGTACCTCTGCCACGCCAGTTGGACACGTCTACCCCCGCCAGGGTTGTACGTGCCGGGTGCCACATGTGCGACATCCGGCCGCGCCTCAAGTGCCCT from Streptomyces roseochromogenus subsp. oscitans DS 12.976 encodes the following:
- a CDS encoding SigE family RNA polymerase sigma factor translates to MAEVLELSVARGTAALRPPRALRPRTPGGMPVIAPMPAARPARIPGQRDGSDEAAATAAAGTTVDHLTETYRAHYRSLLGLAALLLDDTASCEDVVQEAFIRVHSARKRVRDPEKTLAYLRQTVVNLSRSTLRRRILGLKLLSKPMPDMASAEEGAYDQLERRDLIKAMKGLQRRQREVLVLRYFADMTEAQVAETLGISLGSVKAYGSRGIAALRVAMEAPA